One window from the genome of Candidatus Chlorohelix allophototropha encodes:
- a CDS encoding IS3 family transposase, with product MTTPRKKYSPTFKSQRVQEVLEGNKTVTQIASEYGIHPNMLTKWKQLALKGLPQSFDERTQKQIALLTAQYEQEKEQLYAEIGRLTTPLRWLGKKVKQALPRSVRLSLIETQKAELSLSKQSELLGISRSSLYYRSVAPTEREIELKHRIDEIYTVYPFYGYRRIHQQLLREGKHLNRKTVQNYMREMGLEAIYPGPNLSKRDQKQRVYPYLLRNLAITRPAQVFGTDITYIKLKHGWLYLVAVIDWYSRYVVSWELSDTLEIDFVLRTTERALAKIKPEIFNSDQGSHFTSPKYTALILGAGVKLSMDGRGRALDNVFTERLWRSLKYECVYLAQFENPKEAKLGIGEYFDFYNNTRPHQALKYQTPAQVYFNTVTPVIMLKS from the coding sequence ATGACAACACCTAGAAAAAAGTATTCACCCACATTTAAGTCTCAAAGAGTGCAAGAAGTGCTGGAAGGTAATAAAACCGTTACCCAGATAGCTTCTGAATATGGTATTCATCCGAATATGCTCACTAAATGGAAACAACTGGCTCTAAAAGGTCTGCCACAATCCTTTGATGAGCGTACTCAGAAGCAAATCGCGCTGCTGACCGCACAGTACGAACAAGAAAAAGAACAACTTTACGCCGAAATAGGTCGCCTGACTACACCGCTCAGGTGGTTAGGAAAAAAAGTGAAGCAGGCTTTGCCCAGGTCGGTCAGATTAAGCCTAATCGAAACCCAAAAAGCTGAACTCTCACTCTCAAAACAAAGTGAGTTGCTAGGAATTAGCCGTTCCAGTTTGTACTACCGCTCAGTAGCACCAACCGAACGAGAAATTGAGCTCAAACACCGAATTGATGAGATTTACACCGTTTACCCTTTTTATGGATATCGGCGAATTCATCAACAATTACTGCGGGAAGGCAAGCACCTCAACCGCAAAACGGTGCAAAACTATATGCGGGAGATGGGGCTAGAAGCAATCTATCCTGGTCCTAATCTTTCGAAACGAGATCAAAAGCAGCGGGTATATCCCTATCTCTTAAGGAACCTGGCTATAACCAGACCCGCTCAGGTATTCGGTACCGACATCACATATATCAAGCTCAAACACGGTTGGCTTTATCTGGTGGCTGTCATCGACTGGTACAGCAGATATGTGGTAAGTTGGGAATTATCTGATACTTTGGAAATCGATTTTGTGCTTAGAACTACCGAGCGAGCGTTGGCGAAGATAAAACCGGAGATCTTTAACAGTGACCAAGGTAGTCATTTTACCAGTCCTAAATACACTGCTTTGATATTGGGCGCAGGTGTAAAGTTAAGTATGGATGGACGTGGGCGAGCACTAGATAATGTTTTCACCGAAAGGCTCTGGCGTTCCTTAAAATATGAGTGTGTTTATTTAGCACAATTTGAGAACCCCAAAGAAGCAAAGCTAGGGATTGGTGAGTATTTCGATTTCTACAATAATACTCGACCTCATCAGGCTTTGAAATATCAGACACCGGCTCAGGTTTATTTCAATACCGTGACACCAGTAATTATGTTAAAGAGCTAA
- a CDS encoding Rad52/Rad22 family DNA repair protein codes for MLHKDQIALLREPLDKKRVKSRKQGGKQVTYLPGHDVIDTANRIFGEDGWGYTITSQIQETITDMNGVVTGVLYTATVRLEIDGCKPVEDVGTGFVYAKEMGTFAARSKGIKQAITDALKRCFRVKGVQFGNGLYDDDPVYEQDETGERKQQYKRDTSTSNTTKPALSVPQVKSNISAIKSIAELDNFYAVIMDAGYQPGEVAALKKAFNERSQQIAV; via the coding sequence ATGTTGCATAAAGACCAGATAGCACTGCTTAGAGAACCGTTGGATAAGAAGCGGGTGAAGTCTCGCAAGCAAGGCGGGAAGCAAGTAACCTACCTGCCGGGACACGATGTAATTGACACGGCTAATCGGATATTCGGTGAGGATGGGTGGGGCTATACCATTACCAGCCAAATCCAAGAAACCATAACCGATATGAACGGAGTGGTAACAGGTGTTCTCTACACTGCCACCGTAAGACTTGAGATTGATGGCTGCAAGCCCGTTGAGGATGTAGGCACTGGTTTTGTCTATGCAAAGGAAATGGGAACGTTTGCCGCTCGTAGCAAGGGTATTAAGCAAGCAATTACCGATGCACTGAAACGCTGCTTCCGGGTAAAGGGAGTGCAATTCGGTAATGGTCTATATGACGATGACCCGGTGTATGAGCAGGATGAAACAGGAGAGCGCAAGCAACAATACAAGCGTGACACCTCGACCAGCAACACCACCAAACCTGCTCTATCAGTGCCACAGGTTAAAAGCAACATTAGTGCCATCAAGAGTATTGCGGAGCTTGATAACTTCTATGCCGTTATTATGGACGCAGGCTACCAACCCGGAGAAGTAGCAGCCTTGAAGAAAGCTTTCAACGAGCGTTCTCAACAAATAGCAGTATAA
- a CDS encoding class I SAM-dependent DNA methyltransferase, giving the protein MPIISWNDIRSNAVEFSQEYKDATRENAETQSFYNDFFKVFGVTRRRVASYEAPVKKLGAKHGRIDLFWKRTLLVEQKSAGKDLEVAYTQALDYFPNLTEEELPRYILVCDFQNFELYDLDTDTVHKFKLEELHTKVELFGFIAGYQKREFKDQDPVNIKASELMGKLHDMLKATGYSGHDLEQYLVRLLFCLFADDTGIFDKDTLSFYIEEQTREDGSDLGMHLNSLFATLNKPYETRQTNLSEALKAFPYINGNLFAERLEPPAFDRAMRETLITACYFDWGSISPAIFGSLFQSVMDKDKRRGMGAHYTTEKNIMKILKPLFLDALYAEFESVRYESKKLQNFHKKLETLTFLDPACGCGNFLILAYRELRLLEIEVLKALNPDNDKALEKQLKLDVSQFSSRINVDAFYGIEIEEFPARIAEVAMWLIDHQMNLRLSEAFGQYYARIPLKKSAHIHNANALKLDWNTVISKEQLSYILGNPPFVGKHLMSLEQGKEIDILFHGVNGAGVLDYVTAWYLKAAQYIQDSRIVCGFVSTNSISQGEQTAILWQELFNRYHIKIHFAHRTFAWSSEAKGKAAVYCVIVGFAVYDIDTKLLYDYDTPKSEAHELKVKNINPYLIEGDDFVIDKRRSPICNIPSMLYGNKPVDGGNLILSDAEKEELLSKEPLALKWIRPFITAEEFINGKTRWCLWLVGIQPNELHQLPEVMKRVKLVKETRSNSVDEGARKLASRPAEFRDTKVFKKYMIFPLHSSEIRQYIPFGYIDFDCIVGNSCSFIPNPDLFQFGVLTSQMHMAWMRTVCGRIKSDYRYSNTIVYNNFPFPQNPTPEQVKDIEKKAQAVLDTRALFPTSTLADLYDPLTMPPALVKAHRVLDKAVDTAYRKPPFDTELQRVEYLFNMYKTITEPLLTAIAESNKKKRQPKN; this is encoded by the coding sequence ATGCCAATTATTAGCTGGAACGATATTCGCAGTAACGCTGTTGAGTTTTCTCAGGAATACAAAGACGCTACCCGTGAGAATGCAGAAACCCAATCCTTCTATAACGACTTTTTCAAAGTTTTTGGTGTCACTCGCCGCCGTGTGGCTTCGTATGAAGCACCCGTAAAAAAGCTCGGTGCGAAACACGGACGTATAGACCTTTTCTGGAAGAGGACGCTCCTAGTGGAGCAAAAATCTGCTGGCAAAGACCTAGAAGTTGCCTACACTCAAGCCCTTGATTATTTCCCTAACTTGACAGAGGAAGAATTACCTCGCTACATCCTAGTTTGTGACTTCCAGAATTTCGAGTTGTATGACCTTGACACCGATACCGTACATAAGTTCAAGCTGGAAGAATTGCACACTAAGGTTGAGTTGTTCGGGTTTATCGCAGGATACCAGAAGCGGGAATTCAAAGACCAAGACCCGGTAAATATCAAAGCTTCTGAGCTTATGGGAAAACTCCACGACATGCTCAAAGCTACGGGCTATAGTGGTCATGACCTAGAACAATATTTGGTGCGCCTGTTATTCTGCTTGTTTGCAGACGATACCGGGATTTTCGACAAGGACACCCTAAGTTTCTATATCGAAGAACAGACCCGTGAGGATGGCAGCGATTTAGGAATGCATCTCAATTCACTTTTTGCCACCTTGAACAAACCCTATGAAACCCGTCAAACAAACCTGAGTGAAGCTCTAAAAGCATTTCCATATATTAACGGCAATCTGTTTGCCGAGCGTCTTGAGCCACCGGCATTTGACCGCGCTATGCGTGAAACCCTGATAACCGCTTGTTATTTCGATTGGGGAAGCATCTCACCCGCGATTTTCGGCTCACTCTTTCAATCAGTAATGGATAAAGACAAGCGGCGAGGTATGGGAGCGCACTATACCACCGAAAAAAACATCATGAAGATTTTGAAGCCGCTCTTTCTAGATGCGCTTTATGCCGAGTTCGAGAGTGTGCGCTATGAGAGCAAGAAGCTTCAAAACTTCCATAAAAAGCTGGAAACTCTTACCTTCCTTGACCCCGCTTGTGGCTGTGGTAACTTCTTAATTCTGGCATATCGAGAATTGCGTTTGCTCGAAATCGAAGTGCTGAAAGCGTTAAATCCTGATAATGACAAAGCTCTAGAAAAGCAGTTAAAGTTGGACGTTAGCCAATTTTCCTCACGTATCAATGTTGATGCATTCTATGGTATCGAGATTGAGGAATTCCCTGCTCGTATTGCAGAAGTCGCTATGTGGCTAATAGACCACCAAATGAACCTGCGTCTGTCGGAGGCATTTGGACAATATTATGCGCGTATTCCTTTGAAGAAATCCGCTCACATTCATAATGCTAATGCCCTGAAGTTGGATTGGAACACCGTCATATCAAAAGAGCAGCTATCCTACATTCTCGGCAACCCGCCCTTTGTAGGTAAACATCTTATGTCTTTAGAGCAAGGCAAAGAAATTGATATTCTTTTTCATGGTGTTAATGGCGCAGGAGTTTTGGATTATGTTACGGCATGGTATCTAAAAGCGGCGCAATATATTCAGGATAGCCGTATTGTGTGCGGCTTCGTTTCAACCAATTCTATCAGTCAGGGTGAACAAACGGCTATTTTGTGGCAGGAGCTTTTCAATCGCTACCATATCAAAATTCACTTTGCTCATCGTACCTTTGCGTGGAGTAGTGAGGCAAAAGGTAAGGCAGCGGTATATTGCGTTATAGTGGGCTTTGCGGTGTATGACATTGATACCAAGTTACTTTATGATTATGATACCCCGAAATCAGAAGCCCACGAACTCAAAGTAAAGAATATCAATCCCTACTTAATTGAGGGCGATGATTTTGTTATTGACAAACGTAGAAGCCCTATATGTAATATCCCGTCTATGTTATATGGCAATAAACCAGTAGATGGCGGGAATTTAATTTTATCAGATGCGGAAAAAGAAGAGCTACTTAGTAAAGAACCCTTAGCCCTTAAGTGGATAAGACCTTTTATTACTGCTGAGGAATTTATTAACGGTAAAACCCGGTGGTGTTTGTGGCTAGTTGGCATACAACCAAATGAATTACACCAATTGCCTGAAGTAATGAAAAGAGTTAAGTTAGTTAAAGAAACCCGGTCAAATAGTGTGGATGAAGGGGCTAGAAAATTAGCCAGTCGTCCAGCGGAATTCAGGGATACAAAAGTATTCAAAAAATATATGATATTCCCTCTCCATTCATCCGAAATAAGGCAATATATTCCTTTTGGTTATATTGATTTTGATTGTATCGTAGGCAATAGCTGTTCATTTATTCCTAATCCTGACTTATTCCAATTCGGCGTACTCACCTCGCAAATGCACATGGCTTGGATGCGAACGGTATGTGGAAGAATCAAAAGCGACTACCGCTATTCAAATACCATTGTTTACAACAACTTCCCTTTTCCGCAGAACCCAACCCCAGAGCAGGTAAAAGATATTGAGAAAAAGGCGCAAGCAGTATTGGATACTCGCGCCCTGTTTCCTACTAGCACCCTTGCCGACCTGTATGACCCGCTCACAATGCCGCCAGCGTTGGTCAAAGCCCATCGGGTATTGGACAAAGCAGTAGATACTGCCTATCGCAAACCGCCATTCGACACAGAGCTTCAAAGGGTAGAGTATCTTTTCAATATGTATAAGACCATCACCGAGCCGTTACTCACCGCAATAGCTGAGTCTAACAAGAAGAAACGCCAGCCCAAAAATTAG
- a CDS encoding helix-turn-helix domain-containing protein, which produces MNSPTSAIGLRLRLKRAKTNMTIEQLSLLAGVNKGTISGIETGKRSPQNRTLMKLAKALKVEIEELLNE; this is translated from the coding sequence ATGAACAGTCCAACGAGTGCAATCGGGTTAAGACTCCGATTAAAACGTGCTAAAACCAATATGACGATTGAGCAGCTTAGTCTGCTTGCAGGTGTAAACAAGGGAACTATTTCCGGGATTGAAACGGGTAAAAGAAGTCCACAGAACCGCACGTTGATGAAATTGGCAAAAGCCTTGAAAGTCGAGATTGAGGAGCTACTAAATGAGTGA
- a CDS encoding tyrosine-type recombinase/integrase translates to MKQKPTDTTKLPSPKRGNSACPFNSLINQWIDFCRATGLSDKTILDYRDKVNKFFWWWKDCTNYYHDIGAHPKCVTTAQATEFVVYLREHHPDRWGIVKPTNNKCGKDLSPASIASYGRTVKTFFNWLEQRGYVEHTPFNRAASFSTRKQNKVIKTVSELELEKLFNELTKPERLDTFTGRRDLAIISMLVDTGIRRGELLSIKRGDLDLDHNRAIVEGKTDRRVVSFSDLCRVALTQYLAEKVLSDLPDNYALWVTDEMLPLGYAGFGSLIRRLEAATGVDFHAHKLRHTFATTMAQQKVSLIDLKELMGHSSITTTEMYIHRNDNYLSGVQAANSPLRRLNDKGVVSIAKKGRPVKHRR, encoded by the coding sequence ATGAAACAGAAACCCACTGATACGACAAAACTCCCCTCCCCCAAAAGAGGCAATTCTGCCTGTCCATTTAACAGTTTAATCAATCAATGGATAGATTTTTGCCGAGCCACAGGATTGTCCGATAAAACTATTTTGGACTACCGAGACAAGGTAAACAAGTTTTTCTGGTGGTGGAAGGATTGCACCAACTATTACCACGACATAGGGGCGCACCCGAAATGTGTTACCACCGCGCAAGCCACCGAATTTGTGGTATATCTCCGAGAACATCATCCAGACCGATGGGGCATCGTCAAGCCCACCAATAACAAATGCGGCAAGGATTTGTCACCTGCTTCTATTGCCTCGTATGGACGCACTGTGAAGACCTTCTTCAATTGGTTGGAGCAGCGTGGCTATGTGGAGCATACGCCCTTCAATAGAGCCGCAAGCTTCTCCACACGCAAGCAAAACAAGGTTATCAAAACTGTATCAGAGCTAGAGCTAGAGAAGTTGTTCAATGAGCTAACCAAACCAGAGCGGTTGGATACCTTCACCGGACGCAGAGACCTTGCCATCATCTCAATGTTGGTTGATACCGGGATTAGGCGAGGGGAATTGCTCTCCATCAAGAGAGGAGATTTAGACCTTGACCATAACCGGGCAATAGTGGAAGGTAAAACCGATAGGCGAGTAGTGAGCTTCAGCGATTTGTGTCGGGTCGCCTTGACGCAATACTTAGCAGAGAAGGTCTTATCCGACCTACCAGATAATTACGCGCTATGGGTTACTGACGAGATGTTACCGCTTGGCTATGCCGGGTTCGGTAGCCTTATAAGGCGTTTGGAAGCCGCTACGGGTGTGGATTTTCACGCCCATAAACTCCGACACACTTTTGCTACCACAATGGCACAACAGAAGGTCTCACTGATTGATTTGAAAGAATTGATGGGGCATAGCAGTATCACGACCACCGAAATGTATATCCATCGCAACGACAATTACCTGTCGGGTGTGCAAGCCGCAAATTCTCCGTTGAGAAGGCTCAATGACAAGGGTGTGGTCTCGATTGCCAAGAAAGGCAGACCTGTAAAGCATCGGCGATAA
- a CDS encoding helix-turn-helix domain-containing protein has protein sequence MVEKLKELEPKRVIADLLIFLFLALTIWHSQDILGQFEEVAGLSWFLAIGLDAGTAYAAFIASDTSLKGYQRVFGGLWLLGLLASGYGLNVAYYASHKGNLWSWAMSAIFPLSLAFLGAIKPGFFKPIVVAQPTPTTVDPLNELRELRGVIESRFAYFSGLLDEQGHQVRSIAEKVMQLDGQVTGLLEDEQPSYQVLPGEGETAKQGARRLREQGLTQKQIAEQLGIALRTVQNYLKD, from the coding sequence GTGGTGGAGAAGCTAAAAGAGCTAGAGCCTAAAAGAGTGATTGCCGACCTACTAATCTTTTTATTCCTCGCGCTGACTATCTGGCATAGCCAAGACATACTAGGACAGTTTGAGGAAGTAGCGGGACTTAGCTGGTTCTTAGCAATCGGGCTGGACGCTGGCACTGCTTATGCGGCTTTTATCGCCTCCGATACCAGTTTGAAGGGCTATCAAAGGGTGTTCGGTGGTCTCTGGTTACTCGGCTTGCTGGCAAGCGGTTATGGGTTGAATGTCGCCTATTACGCATCGCATAAAGGTAATTTGTGGAGTTGGGCGATGAGCGCAATCTTCCCGCTATCCCTCGCCTTTTTAGGCGCAATCAAACCGGGATTTTTTAAGCCCATTGTGGTAGCACAACCTACTCCGACCACCGTTGACCCGCTCAATGAGCTAAGAGAATTGCGTGGTGTAATCGAGAGCAGGTTCGCCTACTTCTCCGGGCTGTTGGATGAGCAGGGTCATCAAGTGCGTTCCATCGCTGAGAAGGTTATGCAATTGGATGGACAAGTTACCGGGTTACTTGAGGATGAGCAGCCGAGCTATCAAGTTTTACCGGGTGAGGGTGAGACCGCAAAACAAGGCGCAAGACGCTTGCGTGAGCAAGGGCTTACCCAGAAGCAGATAGCCGAGCAATTAGGGATTGCACTTCGGACGGTGCAGAACTACCTGAAAGATTAG
- a CDS encoding LPD29 domain-containing protein translates to MTTRELSTAAQAAKLIRADMKSEYPDLKVRVTCHNFAGGDSITVEFYDQPPEVEEAIKKLLHKYEFGHFDGMTDMYEYSNWNDALPQTKYLHIDNNRSPEMDAKLEAFALSLYGEDSPQTKSYEIHTTMHRLFRDTYPYFWKAFKNGEIK, encoded by the coding sequence ATGACAACCAGAGAACTAAGCACAGCCGCACAAGCGGCTAAGCTGATACGAGCAGATATGAAGTCGGAATACCCGGATTTGAAAGTCAGAGTGACTTGCCATAACTTTGCGGGTGGGGACTCGATTACAGTTGAGTTCTACGACCAACCACCCGAAGTTGAGGAAGCCATCAAGAAGTTATTGCATAAGTATGAGTTTGGACACTTCGATGGGATGACCGATATGTACGAATACAGCAATTGGAATGATGCACTGCCTCAGACAAAGTACCTGCACATTGATAACAATCGAAGCCCTGAAATGGATGCCAAGCTTGAAGCCTTTGCATTGAGTTTGTATGGAGAAGATAGCCCACAAACTAAGAGCTATGAGATACATACCACGATGCACAGACTGTTCAGAGACACCTATCCTTATTTTTGGAAAGCATTTAAGAATGGAGAAATAAAATGA